A genome region from Gymnogyps californianus isolate 813 unplaced genomic scaffold, ASM1813914v2 HiC_scaffold_44, whole genome shotgun sequence includes the following:
- the LOC127028829 gene encoding LOW QUALITY PROTEIN: protocadherin alpha-6-like (The sequence of the model RefSeq protein was modified relative to this genomic sequence to represent the inferred CDS: inserted 1 base in 1 codon), protein MGVCWGAVVRVLLLQAGWALGVGQVRYSVPEEAKAGTVVGRLAQDLGLEAGEAEAWRLRLVAQGRRASVEVSGASGALVVSSRLDREELCGKSAPCALRLEVLVERPLRVFHVELEVTDINDNAPLFPAARKNLXFTENSPPGSRFPLEGASDADIGANAQLSYTLSPSDHFSLDLRKTEEDDESLFLVLAKSLDRETMPVHRLVLTASDGGRPSLTGTMELVISVLDANDNAPQFNQSVYKVQLPENTERGTLVIRLNATDLDEGTNRNISYSLQKVFPQDGGDVFELDRNSGEIRLRGDLDFEVVGLYRLQVDAADQGNPPLSGHCKVVVEVVDVNDNAPEVWVTSLSVPVPEDASVGTVVALLSVSDRDSGANGRVRCAVWPPAPFGLVARFAGSYSLVLREALDRERVSEYEVEVRAEDGGAPPLRGSRGVRVPVSDVNDNAPAFAQAVYTVLARENNAAGAELARLWARDADEAGNGRVRYSVAEGVGGGAGAGGGWRAASSYVSVDAESGRVWALRPLDYEEVQVLEFEVRAVDAGEPPLCGNATVQLFVVDENDNAPALLPAPGVGPGPGASGWSSSGPVSGALWAWAAWGAPAGQVVAKIRAVDADSGYNAWLRYELWEPRGKGPFRVGLYSGEVSTARALEEADGPRQRLVIVVRDHGEPARSATATLSVSLVEGAEAALAAAGSSSSSSSSSSGAGLRPAAGAEGGAAAAAASASATNVWLVVAICAVSSVFVLAVVLYGASRWSPRAAVVSGPGPATLVCASEVGSWSYSQRQSRSLCVADGAGKSDLMVFSPNFPPPPGPAAKETQPEPPALLDTVSGPPFLASRPFALLLGLPPPFFAVFVLARRLGRRWWEAGSARGACGRVKSLPTAMRGATTSAFETLLLGGV, encoded by the exons atGGGCGTGTGTTGGGGTGCGGTGGTGCgggtgctgttgctgcaggcgGGGTGGGCGTTGGGCGTCGGGCAGGTGCGGTACTCGGTGCCGGAGGAAGCGAAGGCCGGGACGGTGGTGGGCCGGCTGGCGCAGGACCTGGGCCTGGAGGCGGGCGAGGCGGAGGCTTGGCGGCTGCGGCTGGTGGCGCAGGGCCGGCGGGCGAGCGTGGAGGTgagcggggcgagcggggcgcTGGTGGTGAGCTCGCGGCTGGACCGGGAGGAGCTGTGCGGGAAGAGCGCGCCGTGCGCCCTgcggctggaggtgctggtggagcGGCCGCTGCGCGTCTTCCACGTGGAGCTGGAGGTCACCGACATCAACGACAACGCCCCGCTCTTCCCCGCCGCCCGGAAAAACC AGTTTACGGAGAACTCCCCTCCCGGCTCTCGGTTCCCGCTGGAGGGCGCGTCGGATGCAGACATCGGAGCCAACGCGCAGCTCTCCTATACACTCAGCCCCAGCGACCACTTCTCTCTGGATCTGCGGAAAACCGAGGAAGACGATGAGTCCTTATTCCTGGTGCTCGCGAAATCTCTGGACCGCGAGACGATGCCTGTGCACCGGTTGGTGTTGACGGCGAGTGACGGGGGCCGGCCGTCGCTGACGGGCACGATGGAGCTGGTGATCTCGGTGCTGGATGCCAACGACAACGCGCCCCAGTTCAACCAGTCGGTGTATAAAGTGCAGCTGCCGGAAAATACGGAACGCGGCACTTTAGTGATCAGACTAAACGCCACGGATCTGGATGAGGGGACGAACAGGAATATCTCGTATTCTCTCCAGAAGGTGTTCCCGCAGGATGGAGGAGACGTTTTCGAGCTCGACAGAAACAGCGGAGAGATCCGTCTTAGGGGTGACTTAGACTTTGAGGTTGTTGGTCTCTATCGCCTGCAAGTGGATGCAGCGGATCAGGGCAACCCACCGCTGTCGGGTCACTGCAaggtggtggtggaggtggtggacgtgaacgacaacgcgccggagGTGTGGGTGACGTCGCtgtcggtgccggtgccggagGACGCGTCGGTGGGGACGGTGGTGGCGCTGCTGAGCGTGTCGGACCGGGACTCGGGGGCGAACGGGCGGGTGCGGTGCGCGGTGTGGCCGCCGGCGCCGTTCGGGCTGGTGGCGAGGTTCGCGGGCTCGTACTCGCTGGTGCTGCGGGAGGCGCTGGACCGGGAGCGGGTGTCGGAGTACGAGGTGGAGGTGCGGGCGGAGgacggcggggcgccgccgctgcGCGGCAGCCGCGGGGTGCGGGTGCCGGTGtcggacgtgaacgacaacgcgccggcgTTCGCGCAGGCCGTGTACACGGTGCTGGCGCGGGAGAAcaacgcggcgggcgcggagctgGCGCGGCTGTGGGCGCGGGACGCGGACGAGGCGGGGAACGGGCGCGTGAGGTACTCGGTGGCGGAGGGCgtgggcgggggcgcgggggcgggcggggggtggCGGGCGGCGTCGAGCTACGTGTCGGTGGACGCGGAGAGCGGGCGCGTGTGGGCGCTGCGTCCGTTGGACTACGAGGAGGTGCAGGTGCTGGAGTTCGAGGTGCGGGCGGTGGACGCGGGGGAGCCGCCGCTGTGCGGCAACGCCACGGTGCAGCTCTTCGTGGTGGAcgagaacgacaacgcgccggcgcTGCTGCCGGCGCCGGGCGTcgggccggggcccggggcgTCGGGCTGGTCGTCGTCGGGTCCGGTCTCGGGGGCGCTGTGGGCGTGGGCGGCGTggggggcgccggcggggcaggTGGTGGCGAAGATCCGGGCGGTGGACGCGGACTCGGGCTACAACGCGTGGCTGCGCTACGAGCTGTGGGAGCCGCGGGGGAAGGGCCCGTTCCGCGTGGGGCTGTACAGCGGCGAGGTGAGCACGGCGCGGGCGCTGGAGGAGGCGGACGGCCCGCGGCAGAGGCTGGTGATCGTGGTGCGGGACCACGGGGAGCCGGCGCGCTCGGCCACGGCCACGCTGAGCGTGTCGCTGGTGGAGGGCGCCGAGGCGGCGCTGGCGGCCGCGGgctcgtcgtcgtcgtcgtcgtcgtcgtcgtcgggagcggggctgcggccggcggcgggcgcggagggcggcgcggcggcggctgcggcgtCGGCGTCGGCGACGAACGtgtggctggtggtggccaTCTGCGCGGTGTCGAGCGTGTTCGTGCTGGCGGTGGTGCTGTACGGGGCGTCGCGGTGGTCGCCGCGGGCGGCCGTGGTGTCGGGGCCCGGGCCGGCGACGCTGGTGTGCGCCAGCGAAGTGGGGAGCTGGTCGTACTCGCAGCGCCAGAGCCGGAGCCTGTGCGTGGCGGACGGCGCGGGCAAGAGCGACCTGATGGTTTTCAGCCCCAacttcccgccgccgcccggccccgcggcgaaGGAGACGCAGCCGGAGCCGCCCGCTCTCCTGGACACGGTCAGTGGCCCTCCCTTTCTGGCCTCTCGCCCCTTCGCCCTTCTTCTCGGTCTCCCTCCGCCCTTCTTCGCGGTCTTCGTTCTGGCCCGCCGCCTGGGCAGGCGCTGGTGGGAGGCGGGCTCAGCCCGCGGGGCCTGCGGGCG AGTAAAATCGCTGCCGACTGCGATGAGAGGTGCCACGACATCAGCTTTCGAGACGCTCTTGCTTGGGGGTGTGTAG